In uncultured Bacteroides sp., the following proteins share a genomic window:
- a CDS encoding DUF4010 domain-containing protein: MEKLYSIFPQELVTFVLVTLFSLLIGLSQRKMSLKKEGEGAEKTFFGTDRTFTFIGILGYLLYILDKDDMRLFMGGGLALIILFGLNYYVKMAQHNIFGITTIVTGLITYCLAPIVVTQPSWFYIMVVVTVLLFTEMKSTFTEIAQHMQNDEMITLAKFLAISGIILPMLPNENLIPGINLTPYTVWLATVVVSGISYLSYLLKRYVFKESGTLLAGIIGGLYSSTATISVLARRCKHAKEREIPGYVAAMLMAVSMMYLRFLILIPIFSLKIFQSAYPYLLIMSFVSAIVAWFISRKTEKKEVLENNDEEDEESSNPLEFKVALIFAILFVVFTVVTHFTLIYAGTGGLNILSFLSGLSDITPFILTLLQDTGGVAVSVAVACTLQAIISNNLMKMCYALFFSGRRKEMLPYLTTGFSIVIGVNALLLLFFYL, translated from the coding sequence ATGGAGAAGCTTTATTCTATTTTCCCTCAGGAACTGGTAACATTTGTTCTGGTAACTTTGTTTTCTCTTCTTATTGGTCTTTCTCAGCGCAAAATGAGCCTGAAGAAAGAGGGAGAAGGAGCAGAGAAGACCTTTTTTGGAACAGACCGCACATTTACGTTTATCGGGATTCTGGGCTATCTTCTCTATATTCTCGACAAGGATGATATGCGCCTTTTTATGGGTGGCGGACTAGCCCTGATCATTCTTTTCGGGCTGAACTATTACGTGAAGATGGCCCAGCATAACATTTTTGGTATTACCACCATTGTTACCGGATTAATCACCTACTGTCTGGCACCGATTGTGGTTACCCAGCCTTCCTGGTTTTATATCATGGTAGTGGTAACTGTGCTTCTGTTTACTGAAATGAAGAGCACATTCACGGAAATTGCTCAGCATATGCAAAATGATGAGATGATTACTCTGGCAAAGTTCCTTGCAATCAGTGGTATTATTCTTCCAATGCTTCCTAATGAAAACCTAATTCCCGGTATAAACCTTACTCCATACACAGTCTGGCTTGCCACTGTAGTGGTTTCGGGCATTTCATATCTTTCTTATTTGCTTAAGAGATATGTATTCAAAGAATCAGGAACGCTACTTGCCGGTATTATTGGAGGATTATACAGCAGTACTGCTACTATTTCTGTCCTGGCGCGTAGATGCAAGCATGCAAAGGAGAGGGAAATCCCGGGATATGTAGCGGCCATGCTTATGGCTGTAAGTATGATGTACCTTCGCTTCTTGATCCTTATACCCATCTTTAGTTTAAAGATATTCCAGTCCGCATATCCTTATTTGCTTATCATGTCTTTTGTTTCGGCAATAGTAGCCTGGTTTATTTCCAGAAAAACGGAAAAGAAAGAGGTTTTGGAAAATAATGACGAGGAGGATGAAGAAAGCAGCAACCCTTTAGAGTTTAAGGTTGCCTTGATTTTTGCTATATTGTTTGTTGTATTCACTGTTGTGACCCATTTCACATTAATTTATGCCGGAACAGGGGGATTAAATATACTTTCCTTTTTATCCGGATTAAGTGATATTACACCGTTTATCCTTACTCTGCTTCAGGATACAGGAGGCGTGGCTGTGAGTGTAGCAGTTGCTTGCACCTTGCAGGCTATCATTAGTAATAACCTGATGAAGATGTGCTATGCGCTGTTTTTTTCCGGCAGAAGGAAAGAAATGCTTCCTTACCTTACTACCGGATTCTCTATTGTTATAGGTGTTAATGCTTTATTGCTTCTCTTTTTCTATCTGTAA
- a CDS encoding CYTH domain-containing protein produces the protein MAQEIERKFLVKGEFKSEAYSQSHIVQGYISSAHGRTVRVRIRDEKGYLTIKGASNASGTSRYEWEKEISLDEALELMKLCEPGIIDKTRYLVKSGRHTFEVDEFYGENQGLILAEVELASEDESFEKPQFIGEEVTGDRRYYNSTLMKQPFTSWK, from the coding sequence ATGGCGCAGGAGATAGAACGGAAATTCTTGGTAAAAGGAGAATTTAAGTCGGAGGCTTATTCTCAAAGTCATATTGTACAAGGTTACATAAGCAGTGCGCATGGGCGCACTGTTCGTGTAAGAATACGCGATGAAAAGGGATATTTAACCATTAAAGGAGCTTCCAATGCTTCGGGTACAAGCAGGTATGAGTGGGAGAAAGAGATTTCACTAGATGAAGCTCTTGAGTTGATGAAGCTTTGTGAACCGGGTATCATTGATAAAACCAGATACCTGGTTAAAAGTGGCCGTCACACATTCGAAGTTGACGAGTTTTATGGAGAAAACCAAGGACTGATTCTGGCTGAGGTGGAACTGGCTTCTGAAGATGAATCATTCGAAAAGCCCCAATTCATCGGTGAAGAGGTAACTGGAGATAGGCGCTATTATAATTCAACCCTGATGAAACAGCCGTTCACATCCTGGAAATAA
- a CDS encoding porin: protein MKKLTLLPLFCLLSASVYTFAGEPASVSEKNKEASPFQLSQSDLKLSFGGRIQADGAFYSGGDFQPLANGVGFRRVRLNTNATFGKNLSGKVEIDMAGGAFSLKDCYLKYDFLNGLNFRLGNFQEGFSMLTMTSSGDFLFIEHPNVVSAFSPEYHFGVQGAYQKNQFLGQAGVHFQKIGGSTEKDNVDANLKNGQDEGISYTFRTVWMPFSKAKDKGFHLGVAASYRTPKTDIGTGKPNTVRYSTTSLSGIDKVKFMDTNFITNVDHDWLFGGELAAYSHAVRFQSEYILNQTHRIGGLATEKFNGYYAEAACILFGGEQKYVASKGAFTQPSCGKEWGDVEVAARYDRLDMNGTNFNGGQSNAYTLGVNYYASKYLKFQLNYSYVNHDKYANGAGSYGVGYDNLGAVTKDPSKVDKNMDKVGNDYSIVTLRAQLSF, encoded by the coding sequence ATGAAAAAGCTAACATTGCTTCCTTTGTTTTGTTTATTATCTGCATCAGTTTATACTTTTGCGGGTGAGCCGGCATCTGTTTCTGAGAAGAATAAAGAAGCCTCTCCATTTCAGTTATCACAAAGTGATTTAAAGCTTTCTTTTGGTGGTCGTATACAGGCCGATGGTGCATTTTATTCCGGAGGAGACTTTCAGCCTTTGGCTAATGGTGTAGGTTTCCGTCGTGTAAGGCTTAATACAAATGCTACTTTTGGGAAGAATCTTTCCGGAAAAGTAGAAATAGATATGGCCGGAGGTGCCTTTTCTCTAAAAGACTGCTATCTAAAGTATGATTTCTTAAATGGACTGAATTTCCGCCTGGGTAACTTCCAGGAAGGTTTTTCCATGTTGACTATGACTTCTTCGGGAGATTTCCTTTTCATTGAACATCCTAATGTAGTTTCTGCTTTTTCACCGGAATATCATTTCGGTGTTCAGGGAGCTTATCAGAAAAATCAGTTTCTGGGACAAGCTGGTGTTCATTTCCAGAAGATAGGTGGCAGCACGGAAAAAGATAATGTGGATGCAAATCTAAAGAATGGTCAGGACGAAGGTATTTCTTATACATTCCGAACTGTATGGATGCCTTTCTCAAAGGCTAAAGATAAAGGTTTTCACTTAGGAGTTGCAGCTTCTTACCGTACGCCAAAAACGGATATCGGTACAGGAAAACCAAATACTGTGAGATATAGTACTACTTCTCTTTCAGGGATTGATAAGGTTAAGTTTATGGATACAAACTTCATCACTAATGTCGATCACGATTGGTTGTTTGGCGGTGAACTTGCTGCTTATAGCCATGCTGTCCGTTTCCAGAGTGAATATATACTGAACCAGACTCACAGAATTGGAGGTCTTGCTACTGAGAAGTTTAACGGTTATTATGCTGAAGCTGCTTGTATATTGTTTGGTGGTGAGCAGAAATATGTTGCTTCAAAAGGTGCATTTACTCAGCCTTCTTGCGGAAAAGAGTGGGGAGATGTGGAAGTGGCTGCCCGTTATGATCGTCTTGATATGAATGGAACAAACTTTAATGGCGGACAATCTAATGCATACACATTGGGAGTTAACTATTATGCAAGCAAGTACCTGAAGTTTCAGCTGAACTATTCATATGTTAACCATGATAAATATGCAAATGGTGCAGGATCGTATGGTGTAGGGTATGATAATTTAGGAGCCGTAACCAAAGATCCTTCAAAAGTTGATAAGAATATGGACAAAGTAGGTAATGATTATAGCATTGTTACTCTTCGTGCTCAATTAAGTTTCTAA